In Sebaldella termitidis ATCC 33386, one DNA window encodes the following:
- a CDS encoding VOC family protein yields MIKSALPYLTFDGNCDEALSFYEEIFEAKVVEKALASEYNIETKNGEDMILNAILLLGENKILVGDKAEQYDGVGARSESSGQISIWLEIETEDNLNNICKKLREKKCEFLIDLHETFWDSKYVKIKDNFGIIWELNYQKN; encoded by the coding sequence ATGATAAAATCAGCACTTCCGTATTTAACATTTGATGGAAATTGTGATGAAGCATTGAGTTTTTATGAAGAAATATTTGAAGCTAAGGTTGTAGAAAAAGCTTTAGCAAGTGAATATAATATTGAAACAAAAAATGGGGAGGATATGATATTAAATGCGATTCTTTTATTAGGAGAAAATAAAATACTAGTAGGAGATAAAGCAGAGCAATATGATGGAGTAGGAGCAAGATCAGAGAGTAGTGGTCAAATTTCGATTTGGTTAGAGATAGAAACAGAAGATAATTTAAATAATATCTGCAAAAAATTAAGAGAAAAAAAATGTGAATTTCTAATAGATTTACATGAAACTTTCTGGGATTCAAAATATGTAAAAATAAAAGATAATTTCGGAATAATATGGGAATTAAATTATCAAAAAAATTAA
- a CDS encoding ATPase, T2SS/T4P/T4SS family, translating into MQNSVFLTTTYHVSMKMLLQSSMRFNSDRIIVGELRRGEETLGLLKAWNLGHAGD; encoded by the coding sequence ATTCAGAATTCTGTTTTTCTTACAACAACATATCATGTATCTATGAAAATGCTGCTTCAAAGTTCTATGAGATTTAATTCTGACAGAATTATTGTAGGGGAGCTCAGAAGAGGTGAGGAAACATTGGGGTTGCTCAAAGCATGGAACTTGGGACATGCAGGGGATTAA
- a CDS encoding FAD-dependent oxidoreductase, translating to MKLEEIADRVIETDVLIMGGGIGGCCAAAKAAEHGLKVVLAEKANPERSGSAAMGIDHYGGFPKGTSVLNMVNKAQKFISMTNGPGRFLDPNLNYKIYDSAFWALEELEKLGVSSKWDDGEYRWMPEPENSMRGGGTLRVHWQNIKPQLAKTVKERGVEILQWTPIIDFLTNEDKIVGATALNSRTGEFIVIKAKAVVVATGSFGRCYEGETPLPGKYKFKYHFCPASLSGDGHAAVYRAGGELVNMELTGFGFKIRDDLTISYGNLPLNEGIPMKVFTWNGQEILNPNTEQYAELEKKGLTPIYESIENLSDDWHKRIEVCYTDERLVSFKIAEDRGFNPKTHRYELMALKPYQFSLSSGVCLINDEFQTSIKGLYATGDCTAGATGCSGSIPSGLYIGDNIYKFVNTVGKISINIEQVMAHKELAMSPLDIQNGIEPMELECSVRHICERYVGINKSEGKLREGLRRLNSLKREFLPKLMAKTPHYLTRCLEIRNIMDLAEVHIYACLERKETRGGFFRADYPQIDPLRTNMATYQRMENGKSILEIREVPDLKQENIEKGC from the coding sequence ATGAAATTAGAAGAAATTGCAGATAGAGTAATAGAAACAGATGTATTAATTATGGGTGGAGGTATTGGAGGATGTTGTGCTGCTGCAAAAGCTGCGGAACATGGTCTTAAGGTTGTTCTTGCTGAAAAGGCCAATCCTGAGAGAAGTGGCAGTGCTGCAATGGGTATTGATCATTATGGCGGGTTTCCGAAAGGAACTTCAGTATTAAATATGGTAAATAAGGCTCAAAAATTTATTAGTATGACCAATGGACCCGGAAGATTTTTAGATCCTAATCTTAATTATAAGATTTATGATAGTGCCTTTTGGGCATTGGAAGAATTGGAGAAGCTTGGGGTTTCAAGTAAATGGGATGACGGAGAATACCGATGGATGCCTGAACCTGAAAATAGTATGAGGGGTGGAGGGACACTGCGGGTACACTGGCAAAACATAAAACCTCAACTTGCAAAAACAGTTAAAGAAAGAGGTGTAGAAATATTACAATGGACACCAATAATAGATTTTTTAACTAATGAAGACAAAATAGTCGGAGCAACAGCTTTGAACAGCAGAACAGGAGAATTTATAGTAATCAAAGCAAAAGCTGTTGTTGTTGCAACAGGGAGTTTTGGACGTTGCTATGAGGGGGAAACTCCGTTACCTGGAAAATATAAATTTAAATATCATTTTTGTCCAGCTTCGCTTTCAGGAGATGGACATGCAGCTGTATACAGAGCAGGCGGAGAACTGGTTAACATGGAATTGACAGGGTTTGGTTTCAAGATAAGAGACGATTTAACTATTTCTTATGGAAATTTACCACTTAATGAAGGAATTCCAATGAAAGTGTTTACATGGAATGGACAGGAAATTTTGAATCCGAATACAGAACAATATGCTGAATTAGAAAAAAAAGGATTGACTCCGATTTATGAAAGTATTGAAAATTTATCTGATGACTGGCATAAAAGGATTGAAGTATGTTATACAGATGAAAGGTTAGTATCATTCAAAATAGCAGAAGATAGAGGATTCAATCCAAAAACACACCGTTATGAATTGATGGCTTTAAAACCATATCAATTTTCATTAAGCAGCGGAGTATGTCTAATAAATGATGAATTTCAAACAAGTATTAAAGGTCTCTATGCAACAGGGGATTGTACGGCTGGAGCAACAGGCTGTAGCGGCTCAATTCCCAGTGGGTTATATATAGGGGATAATATATATAAATTTGTTAATACAGTAGGAAAAATATCGATTAACATTGAACAGGTAATGGCACACAAAGAATTAGCCATGTCTCCTTTGGACATCCAAAATGGAATAGAGCCGATGGAATTGGAATGCTCAGTTAGGCATATTTGTGAAAGATATGTAGGAATAAATAAATCTGAAGGAAAGCTTAGAGAAGGATTAAGACGTCTGAATTCATTAAAACGTGAATTTTTGCCTAAATTAATGGCTAAAACACCTCATTATTTAACTAGATGTCTTGAAATTCGTAATATTATGGATTTGGCAGAAGTACATATATATGCCTGCTTAGAACGAAAAGAAACACGAGGAGGTTTTTTTAGAGCTGATTATCCTCAAATAGACCCGCTTAGAACTAATATGGCAACATATCAACGAATGGAAAATGGAAAATCTATTTTAGAGATAAGAGAAGTTCCGGATTTAAAACAAGAGAATATAGAGAAAGGATGTTAA
- a CDS encoding 4Fe-4S dicluster domain-containing protein gives MPTKVDDNQCIGCKKCYNLCPLDVFTWQEEIKKPKVTYEEECWHCGICWMECPKRAIDIVLPPSLW, from the coding sequence ATGCCGACAAAAGTAGATGATAACCAATGTATTGGTTGTAAAAAATGTTATAATTTATGTCCTTTGGATGTTTTTACCTGGCAGGAAGAAATTAAAAAACCTAAAGTAACTTATGAAGAAGAATGCTGGCATTGTGGAATATGCTGGATGGAATGTCCGAAACGTGCAATTGACATTGTTTTGCCGCCGTCATTATGGTAA
- a CDS encoding tetratricopeptide repeat protein: MLKTIISALLGIFLFISCSGKSERENFEIGLKYYTENDYIKAEKYLKQAGSFENGIGLNYLGNIYLAKNENKLAEKYYKSAIDSGNTTAIKNLAYLYTMQEKLEPAKKYYNMYLLVEPNDIVSKTNLGAIYFMEKNYQLSEKYYKESIADGSETALNDLAVLYHEQKIWDLAEKYYKLAIEAGNIEAITNLGDCYFEQKKYRLAKEYYEMNLENENNNKKVEILNNLEEIKKMGY, from the coding sequence ATGTTAAAAACAATCATAAGTGCTTTATTAGGAATATTTTTATTCATTTCTTGTTCAGGAAAGTCAGAAAGAGAAAATTTTGAAATAGGATTAAAGTATTATACAGAAAATGACTATATTAAAGCAGAAAAATATTTAAAACAAGCAGGTTCATTTGAAAATGGAATAGGATTAAATTATTTAGGAAATATTTATTTAGCAAAGAATGAAAATAAACTGGCAGAAAAATATTATAAATCAGCTATAGATAGCGGGAATACAACAGCAATAAAAAATTTGGCTTATTTGTATACTATGCAAGAAAAACTTGAGCCGGCCAAAAAATATTATAATATGTATCTATTGGTAGAGCCAAATGATATTGTATCTAAAACTAATTTAGGGGCTATTTATTTTATGGAAAAAAATTACCAATTATCAGAAAAATATTATAAAGAATCAATAGCAGATGGAAGTGAAACTGCACTTAATGATTTGGCAGTTTTGTATCATGAACAAAAAATATGGGATTTAGCAGAGAAATATTATAAATTAGCAATTGAAGCGGGGAATATCGAAGCAATAACTAATTTGGGAGATTGTTATTTTGAGCAAAAAAAATATAGATTGGCTAAAGAATATTATGAAATGAATCTTGAAAATGAAAATAATAATAAAAAAGTAGAAATATTAAATAACTTAGAAGAAATAAAAAAAATGGGATATTAA
- a CDS encoding helix-turn-helix transcriptional regulator, translating into MNIKEVFFYIKKNFNNDIKLKNISDNFYSSKYHFSREFKRIKKFTIKEYISTLKIDKSIGLILKKRNSILYAQLKSGFLSAGSFSNLFKKYTGLSPKQYQEKYLNSFRVIKNFEETKECFEIEHNSEKMKRNRGSCEVEIIFPKTYREYIVFVGLFIRPIPNHKPIVGKALLNKRTCKLKNIPDGKYYLLSCAIKKSNNPLDYFKFDKALRGMVEESINFPSMEEKKFKIVLREAEEDDPPIVFNVSQLLVEKILKKNSNSEEKKI; encoded by the coding sequence ATGAATATAAAAGAAGTATTTTTTTATATAAAAAAGAATTTTAATAATGATATTAAATTAAAAAACATCTCTGATAATTTTTATTCTAGTAAGTATCATTTTAGTCGAGAATTTAAGAGGATAAAAAAATTTACAATAAAAGAATATATTTCTACTTTAAAGATAGACAAAAGTATTGGATTAATTCTAAAAAAGAGAAATAGTATACTTTATGCACAATTAAAAAGTGGATTTTTGAGTGCTGGCAGTTTCAGTAATTTATTTAAAAAGTATACAGGTCTATCACCTAAACAGTATCAAGAAAAGTATTTAAACTCGTTTAGAGTAATAAAAAATTTTGAAGAGACTAAGGAATGTTTTGAGATAGAACATAATTCTGAAAAAATGAAAAGAAATAGAGGAAGTTGTGAGGTAGAGATAATTTTTCCGAAAACATACAGAGAATATATAGTATTTGTAGGGTTATTCATAAGACCAATTCCTAATCACAAGCCTATTGTTGGAAAAGCATTACTAAATAAGAGAACTTGTAAATTAAAAAATATTCCTGATGGAAAATATTACTTATTGTCATGTGCGATAAAGAAAAGTAATAATCCTTTAGATTATTTCAAGTTTGATAAAGCTTTGAGAGGGATGGTAGAAGAATCGATTAACTTTCCCTCAATGGAAGAAAAAAAATTTAAAATTGTTTTGAGAGAAGCAGAAGAAGACGACCCACCAATTGTATTCAATGTTTCTCAATTATTGGTCGAAAAAATTTTGAAAAAAAATAGCAATTCAGAAGAAAAAAAGATCTAA
- a CDS encoding MarR family winged helix-turn-helix transcriptional regulator: MSNSEMSLKLEEIPVSEILPLLFKVSHFLQQEFEYELSLYDLPKQLTGSRIRVLLEISEAGSLRMNELASRLGIKARTVTQFVDVLEAENYIKRLPDPIDRRATIIELSEEVKPIIKKIDKASKSILDKFMNLLTEKEQSELKKILLKLYFLGSQDKK, from the coding sequence ATGTCTAATTCGGAAATGTCACTAAAACTAGAAGAGATACCAGTATCAGAGATATTACCATTATTGTTTAAGGTAAGTCATTTTTTACAGCAGGAATTTGAATATGAGTTATCATTGTATGATTTACCAAAACAATTAACAGGTTCCCGAATTCGTGTTCTTTTAGAAATTTCTGAAGCTGGTTCATTAAGAATGAATGAGTTAGCATCAAGATTAGGAATAAAAGCACGAACTGTAACACAATTCGTTGATGTTTTAGAAGCTGAGAATTATATAAAACGTTTACCTGACCCGATAGATCGTCGTGCAACTATAATCGAACTTAGTGAAGAGGTAAAACCAATTATAAAAAAAATAGATAAAGCCTCTAAATCTATTTTGGATAAATTTATGAATTTACTAACAGAAAAAGAGCAAAGTGAATTAAAAAAAATTCTTTTAAAACTTTATTTTTTAGGCAGTCAAGACAAAAAGTAA